The following coding sequences are from one Streptomyces sp. NBC_01485 window:
- a CDS encoding phage distal tail protein has translation MATITQEWQVDFAGVLMGPGTSYPISEITGLGTPEVRAQDVELPTEDGSFPGVDYYSPRTVTIEAGIRTPGDPQAAADALAALDQAASDPAVRKTAGALQTLRLLWPGRDSAKRLYGRVRRVEAVSMAQAVYGWIPVTLEFAATDPRWHGEVEQQVTLPLSFTGGTGFKAPVTAPITTGVADPTERRGWVTNAGDLPAWPSLKIKGPVVNPRIWITETGRVLDLSLTLGENDTLQIDTRPGTRWVLRNGANAAYALSAVSRLDLFQVPPGTSEVRWTGADYTNSTRLAVSWRDAYTAL, from the coding sequence ATGGCCACGATCACCCAGGAGTGGCAAGTCGACTTCGCCGGTGTCCTCATGGGCCCCGGAACGTCGTACCCGATCAGCGAGATCACCGGTCTGGGCACGCCCGAAGTCCGCGCCCAGGACGTCGAGTTGCCCACAGAGGACGGCTCATTCCCCGGCGTGGACTACTACAGCCCTCGCACGGTGACGATCGAGGCCGGCATCCGGACCCCGGGTGACCCGCAGGCCGCCGCCGACGCGCTCGCCGCACTCGACCAGGCAGCCTCCGACCCGGCCGTGCGGAAGACAGCAGGTGCCTTGCAGACACTGCGGCTGCTCTGGCCCGGACGGGACAGCGCCAAGCGGCTCTACGGCAGGGTCCGCCGAGTCGAGGCCGTGTCCATGGCGCAGGCCGTCTACGGCTGGATCCCCGTGACCCTGGAATTCGCGGCCACCGACCCGCGATGGCACGGAGAGGTTGAACAGCAGGTCACCCTGCCCCTGTCCTTCACGGGCGGCACAGGCTTCAAGGCCCCCGTCACTGCTCCGATCACCACCGGTGTGGCAGACCCGACCGAGCGCAGAGGCTGGGTCACCAACGCCGGGGACCTCCCCGCCTGGCCCTCCCTGAAGATCAAGGGCCCGGTCGTGAACCCCCGCATATGGATCACCGAGACAGGCCGCGTCCTCGACCTGTCGCTGACCCTCGGCGAGAACGACACCCTTCAGATCGACACGCGCCCCGGCACGCGCTGGGTGCTGCGCAACGGCGCCAACGCCGCGTACGCCCTGTCCGCCGTGTCGCGCCTGGACCTTTTCCAGGTCCCGCCCGGAACGAGCGAAGTCCGGTGGACCGGCGCGGACTACACCAACTCCACCCGCCTCGCGGTGTCGTGGCGCGACGCCTACACCGCCCTGTAA